The Anaerolineae bacterium sequence AAATAAGAAGCTGGCCCCCGGGCCGGGTAAAGCTATTATACGAACTCATTGACTATGTGGTCTTTTATCGAACAGATTAGCCTGATTCGTTATTTATGCCTGTGGCGGGTCAATCGTTCGTTAGCGCGACTTCCCCGCTGTTTGCCCGCCGAGTTATCGCTGGTATTGGGCAGCATTATTGCCGACCGCCTGCCCACGCGTGAAGCCGGTCCGTGGCGCAAGGCTCTGGCCGCCTGGTCGGGCTACCAGGGCGAGGGTCTGAATGTGTCCATTGAGCCGCCAACCGACCGGCCGGTGGAAAAATCAATCACTCTCCCGGAAGTGGCCTGGCCGATTGAAACGGTTTTGTTGGTTTATCCGGGCAAAATGTCTTACGGCCAGGACGAATTGATCCTGTGGGAACTCAAACTCCTGGGCAACAGGGCGGACCATAGTTTTTTCCTGGAAGTCATCTTGCCGGCAATGGAAGAAGCCAGCCGCACCAATAACCCTCGCTGGCATCATCAGCGCAGCCCCTGGGGGCGTTTTGATATTGACTCTATTTACGCGGCTCGCGGTTTGCAATGGGAGCCGGTGGTCAAGGGCGGCAGATTGGACCTGCGCTACCGGGCCACGCCTAACCAATGGGCCGAGGGTTTAACTTTTGAGACCCCCGCCGAGCCTCGTTTTCAACAGCTTACCTGGCTGACCCCCTTTGACCTGACCCCGGCCGCAGACGCCCTGCCCCCCTCACCCGCGCCCGACGGTAAAATCCCTCATTCTGAAAGGCCCACCGTGGCCAGGATGATGGAGGCGCTCATTACCCGGCTGGCCGTGGTGCTGCCGGGCAAACACAACACCCCCGGCGACGTATGGCCGCATTTTACCCCCGCCGAAAAAACAACCCTCCAGGAAATGATCCAACAGCAGCGCGGCAGGTCGCCCCGCGTCAGAGAAATTCGACCGGCCCCTGCCTATGAGCCAGGACGCTGGATAGGCCGGCAAAATATTGACAAATTCCCGCCGGCCAGTATCCCCTATCTTGAATTGGCCTCCATCTTGCATCTGGGCCGGCAAACCCATTTTGGCTGCGGCACATTTATGATAGACTGAGGATTTTTATTTTGACCATCAAAGCCATCACCTTTGATTTTTGGGCCACCCTTTACCAACCCAAAACCGTAAATTATAACCAACGCCTGTACCAGCTCAAAGAAGCTATTGAAGCGTACAGCGGAGAAACATTTGACCTGGCGCAATTCCAGGCGGCGGTGCAAACGGCGCGAACCACCTGGAGCCGGGCCTGGGAAGAGGAACACCGCACCATTGCCGCCGGGGAGTGGTTGGGCGTGATGTTGACCCAATTGGGAATTTCGCTGGCCCCGCCCCATTTGTTGGAAATCAAAACTCGTTTGGAAAACAGCGTGCTGGATGATTTGCCCGCGCCTGTAGCGGGGGTTGAAACGATGCTGGCCGGGTTAGCGCGGGATTACCGCCTGGCCGTCATCTCCGACACCGGCCTGACCCCGGGCCGGATCCTGCATCAAATCATGAAAAAAGATCGGCTTGATGGTTATTTTGCCCATTTCACTTTTTCCGACGAAGTGGGGTACAGCAAACCCAATGTGCGGGCCTTTTTGGCCACGCTCAAGGCGTTGGCGGCTAAACCTCATGAAGCTGTCCACATTGGCGATCTACTGCGCACCGACATTGATGGCGCTCAGAAGGTGGGTATGCGGGCGGTACAGTATATTGGCGTCAATTATGATCAGGCAGACTCTTCTTCTAAGCCGGCGCAAACCCCAATTATACCGGATGCCATTATCAAAGATTACGCCGAATTGCCGCTGCTGCTGAAACAGTGGCAGGGAGGGTCGAGCTAATCAAGGATATGTTAGGCAAGTTTTGGTAAAGCTCTATCCTGGGGTACAATAAGGTGTATCATGAAACGTAGACTCATCGCCTTAGGCATCGTCAGTCCCCTTCTCCTGGCCATGTGTATAGCCGGGATGATTATGGTAGGCCTTGTTAGCTGGTCAATTTTTGCCCCGGATAATTCCTCGCAAGACATCACCAAACTGGTCAGGGTGGGGCCGCTTTTGCCGGGTATAGAGGTTACGCCCGAAGTAAATGAAACACCCCCCAAAGTTATTACCGAGCTTGAGCCACAGCCAGAACCAGGAACGGTTGCAGCGGAAAGTCAACCCGCAGAAATCCAGGCCACCCCTTCGCCTACGCCCGATGTTGAAAAGGTGCTGGGGTTTGCCCTTCCGGCCAACTCGGTTAATTCGGTTACGCAACAGGGCATCGCCACCAGGCTGCTCATTCCCAAACTCAACCTGGACGCCCCGGTGTTGTTAGCGCCTATCCAAAATCAAACCTGGCAAGTGGATCACCTGGGCCAGGCTGTGGGACATCTGGAAGGGACAGCCCCCCCCGGTTCAAACAGCAACATTGTTCTGGCCGGGCATGTGACCCTGGCCGCCGGCGTTTACGGCCCCTTTGCCGGATTGGCCCAACTGATCTCCGGCGACCTGATTGTGGTGTATGAAGGCGATAAAAAATTTCAATACGTTGTGGAAGGTTACCAGTTGGTAGAGCGAACGGCCATCGAAGTGACCCAGCCCACCGATACCGGGCAAATAACC is a genomic window containing:
- a CDS encoding sortase codes for the protein MKRRLIALGIVSPLLLAMCIAGMIMVGLVSWSIFAPDNSSQDITKLVRVGPLLPGIEVTPEVNETPPKVITELEPQPEPGTVAAESQPAEIQATPSPTPDVEKVLGFALPANSVNSVTQQGIATRLLIPKLNLDAPVLLAPIQNQTWQVDHLGQAVGHLEGTAPPGSNSNIVLAGHVTLAAGVYGPFAGLAQLISGDLIVVYEGDKKFQYVVEGYQLVERTAIEVTQPTDTGQITLITCSNWNRDENRYEQRIIVIGRLLQE
- a CDS encoding HAD family hydrolase gives rise to the protein MTIKAITFDFWATLYQPKTVNYNQRLYQLKEAIEAYSGETFDLAQFQAAVQTARTTWSRAWEEEHRTIAAGEWLGVMLTQLGISLAPPHLLEIKTRLENSVLDDLPAPVAGVETMLAGLARDYRLAVISDTGLTPGRILHQIMKKDRLDGYFAHFTFSDEVGYSKPNVRAFLATLKALAAKPHEAVHIGDLLRTDIDGAQKVGMRAVQYIGVNYDQADSSSKPAQTPIIPDAIIKDYAELPLLLKQWQGGSS